One genomic window of Nakamurella panacisegetis includes the following:
- a CDS encoding glycine betaine ABC transporter substrate-binding protein yields MTTRRRIWTALAAGMAVVLTVTACQVDGSASPDPAAVVALQSGSATSSAASSPGPAESSGPAPSSSAGPASTATQPPTTIEDRSTSVGPSSDVPTTSTSASGPTLVFADDGYAASVVVVTTWARALVAKGFRVGIRTIDQEATQVAALKAGQIDLALQYNTELLEYLDAASDAVTQADVDAAIATKLPTGLSVLRSTAAKDDGQLAVSAATAAQYKLHSISDLADHVGDITLLLPATNGTKFARGLTDYYGLTFASTKVADWGGPKTIAAIKSSAAVGPMAASQWQIDANKFVTLTDPKHLFFTENFIPLVGQTITPAMRITLNAVSAKLSIAAVRGMRQQLSAGGEPSDIADAWLASVGLG; encoded by the coding sequence ATGACCACACGACGAAGGATCTGGACCGCTCTGGCCGCCGGCATGGCCGTGGTCCTGACGGTGACTGCGTGTCAGGTCGATGGCAGTGCCTCACCCGATCCGGCCGCGGTCGTCGCGCTGCAGTCCGGTTCTGCAACGTCCTCGGCCGCGTCCTCGCCCGGTCCGGCCGAATCGTCGGGCCCGGCCCCGTCCAGCTCGGCCGGGCCGGCGAGCACCGCGACCCAACCACCGACCACGATCGAGGACCGCTCGACCAGCGTCGGCCCCAGCAGCGACGTCCCGACGACTTCGACGTCCGCATCCGGCCCGACCCTGGTGTTCGCCGACGACGGCTACGCGGCGAGCGTCGTCGTCGTCACCACGTGGGCCCGTGCGTTGGTGGCCAAGGGCTTTCGGGTCGGGATCCGTACCATCGACCAGGAGGCGACGCAGGTCGCGGCGCTGAAGGCCGGGCAGATCGATCTGGCCCTGCAGTACAACACCGAACTGCTCGAGTACCTCGACGCTGCCAGCGACGCCGTCACCCAGGCCGACGTCGATGCCGCGATCGCGACGAAGCTGCCGACCGGGCTCTCGGTACTCAGGTCGACCGCGGCCAAGGACGACGGTCAGCTTGCCGTCAGCGCGGCGACCGCCGCCCAGTACAAGCTGCACTCGATCTCGGACCTGGCCGACCACGTCGGCGACATCACCCTGCTCCTCCCGGCTACCAACGGAACCAAGTTCGCCCGCGGCCTGACTGACTACTACGGGCTGACCTTCGCCTCCACGAAGGTCGCCGACTGGGGTGGACCGAAGACCATCGCCGCCATCAAGTCATCGGCGGCGGTCGGTCCGATGGCGGCCAGCCAATGGCAGATCGACGCGAACAAGTTCGTGACCCTCACCGACCCCAAGCATCTGTTCTTCACCGAGAACTTCATCCCGCTGGTCGGCCAGACGATCACCCCGGCCATGCGGATCACGCTGAACGCAGTGTCGGCGAAGCTGAGCATCGCCGCCGTCCGCGGGATGCGTCAGCAGCTCAGCGCCGGCGGCGAACCGTCCGACATCGCCGACGCGTGGCTGGCCTCCGTCGGTCTCGGCTGA
- a CDS encoding hemolysin family protein — MGVLLEEIGLVALFILIGGCFNAAEISMISLRESQVRQLAANHGARGRRLERLVADPNRFLAAVQIGVTVATMLSSAFGAATVSERVANWLIGQGMGSGAATPVALIGVTLIISFFSLVLGELTPKRLALQRRESIALFASAPLSVLARLFRPAVWLLGRSTDLMVRLLGGDPKASGDEITAEELQSLVAAHESLTSVERRMIADVFEAEDTHVREVMVPRPEVDFLSASLTVSRATRLALAHPHSRFPVIGRDADEVIGVVHIRDLLVPTHTLGRSATVADIAMPVAVVPGTKGVLDALHEMRSAGQHLAVVVDEYGGTDGIVTLEDLVEEIVGEMVSEKRGDRAPVTTAKAGEVDGLLNLDDFREATGLDLPPGPYNTVAGYLMARLGRLPVEGDAVVVDSRTLTVTSMDERRIARIKVGSTVSAHRQADSPNDGTTAPGAAPPVADPTG, encoded by the coding sequence ATGGGCGTACTGCTGGAAGAGATCGGCCTGGTTGCCCTTTTCATTCTGATCGGGGGCTGTTTCAACGCCGCCGAGATCTCGATGATCTCGCTCCGGGAAAGCCAGGTCCGCCAATTGGCGGCCAACCACGGCGCGCGCGGTCGCCGGCTGGAACGCCTGGTGGCCGACCCGAACCGGTTCCTGGCCGCGGTCCAGATCGGCGTCACCGTGGCCACCATGCTCTCGTCGGCCTTCGGTGCGGCCACGGTGTCCGAGCGCGTGGCCAACTGGTTGATCGGGCAGGGGATGGGCTCCGGCGCGGCCACCCCGGTCGCCCTGATCGGCGTCACCCTGATCATCTCGTTCTTCTCCCTGGTGCTCGGCGAGCTGACCCCCAAGCGCCTTGCCCTGCAACGACGTGAGTCGATCGCACTGTTCGCCTCCGCGCCGCTGTCCGTGCTGGCCCGCCTCTTCCGGCCCGCGGTGTGGCTACTCGGCCGCTCGACCGACCTGATGGTGCGTCTGCTCGGCGGCGACCCCAAGGCCTCCGGCGACGAGATCACCGCCGAGGAGCTGCAGTCGCTGGTGGCGGCCCACGAGTCACTGACGTCGGTGGAACGCCGGATGATCGCCGACGTCTTCGAGGCCGAGGACACCCACGTCCGGGAGGTGATGGTGCCCCGCCCCGAGGTCGACTTCCTGTCGGCGTCGCTCACCGTCTCTCGGGCGACCCGCCTCGCCCTGGCTCATCCGCACTCCCGGTTCCCGGTGATCGGCCGGGACGCCGACGAGGTGATCGGCGTGGTGCACATCCGAGACCTGCTGGTGCCCACCCACACCTTGGGGCGCTCGGCCACGGTGGCCGACATCGCGATGCCGGTCGCCGTGGTCCCCGGGACCAAGGGGGTGCTGGATGCGCTGCACGAGATGCGCAGCGCCGGCCAGCATCTGGCCGTGGTGGTCGACGAGTACGGCGGCACCGACGGCATTGTCACCCTCGAGGACCTGGTCGAGGAGATCGTCGGGGAGATGGTGTCGGAGAAGCGGGGCGACCGAGCACCGGTGACCACGGCCAAGGCCGGTGAGGTGGACGGTCTGCTCAACCTCGACGACTTCCGCGAGGCGACCGGGCTGGACCTGCCGCCCGGTCCGTACAACACCGTCGCCGGCTATCTGATGGCCCGGTTGGGCCGCCTGCCGGTGGAAGGAGACGCCGTGGTCGTCGATTCCCGGACCCTGACCGTGACGTCGATGGACGAGCGCCGGATCGCACGCATCAAGGTGGGTTCGACCGTGTCGGCCCACCGCCAGGCCGACAGCCCGAACGACGGCACGACCGCCCCCGGCGCCGCGCCACCGGTGGCCGACCCCACGGGGTGA
- the trpS gene encoding tryptophan--tRNA ligase — protein MAPSSPSAAGASRRPRVLSGIQPTADSFHVGNYLGALRQWVDLQATHETFYSIVDLHAITVEHEPKLLRQRTRVAAAQLLALGIDPERSTLFVQSQVPAHTQLSWVMECLTGFGEAGRMTQFKDKSGKGGADHTSVGLFTYPILQAADILAYQADAVPVGEDQRQHLELTRNLAQRFNSRFGKTLRVPEPYILKATAKIYDLSEPRAKMSKSSPGGSLDLLADVKASVKKIKSAVTDTEREIRYDEENKPGVSNLLSLLSVFTGTSIPDLEVSYQGKGYGDLKGDLAQVWAEFVTPLQAAVAGYLADPAELDRILSAGAARATAVASKTVADVYQKVGFLTV, from the coding sequence ATGGCTCCTTCTTCACCGTCCGCCGCCGGCGCCAGCCGCCGCCCCCGGGTGCTCTCCGGAATCCAGCCCACCGCCGACTCGTTCCACGTCGGCAACTACCTCGGAGCGCTCCGTCAGTGGGTGGATCTGCAGGCCACCCACGAGACCTTCTACTCCATCGTCGATCTGCACGCCATCACGGTCGAGCACGAGCCCAAGTTGCTGCGGCAGCGGACCAGGGTGGCCGCGGCGCAACTGCTGGCCCTTGGCATCGACCCGGAGCGGTCGACGCTGTTCGTCCAGTCGCAGGTGCCGGCCCACACCCAGCTGTCCTGGGTGATGGAGTGCCTGACCGGGTTCGGCGAGGCCGGCCGCATGACGCAGTTCAAGGACAAGTCGGGCAAGGGCGGCGCCGACCACACCAGCGTCGGTCTGTTCACGTACCCGATCCTGCAGGCGGCCGACATCCTGGCCTACCAAGCCGATGCCGTCCCGGTCGGGGAGGACCAGCGGCAGCACCTGGAACTGACCCGAAACCTGGCTCAGCGCTTCAACTCTCGCTTCGGGAAGACGCTGCGGGTGCCCGAGCCGTACATCCTCAAGGCGACGGCCAAGATCTACGACCTGTCCGAGCCGAGGGCCAAGATGAGCAAGTCGTCGCCCGGCGGATCCCTCGACCTGCTGGCCGACGTCAAGGCGTCGGTGAAGAAGATCAAGTCGGCCGTCACCGACACCGAGCGGGAGATCCGCTACGACGAGGAGAACAAGCCGGGGGTCTCGAACCTCCTGTCGTTGTTGTCCGTCTTCACCGGTACCTCCATCCCGGACCTGGAGGTTTCGTACCAGGGCAAGGGGTACGGCGACCTCAAGGGTGATCTGGCCCAGGTGTGGGCCGAGTTCGTGACGCCGCTCCAAGCCGCGGTGGCCGGCTACCTGGCCGACCCGGCCGAGCTGGACCGGATCCTGTCAGCGGGCGCGGCCCGCGCGACGGCGGTGGCGTCCAAGACGGTCGCCGACGTCTACCAGAAGGTGGGTTTTCTGACCGTTTGA
- the yhjD gene encoding inner membrane protein YhjD, with translation MTTRTDLRGVDLKKESEPAAGMAVRVRQLVVRIKSRKGVRHLTRAAARFGERLGSQFAAAITYFSFLSLVPILMVAFSAAGFVLSSRPDLLAKLQAEVTKQIPGDLSSTISGALDQAVGARFTVGIIGLVLALYSGIGWMGNVRQAVQAQWRPDFDDNQEIAAEGFAKTLFRNLWMLAGLGLALVVSLALSSIGGSLTHTVARLVGLDGQAWFTPVITVAAWVLAIAADVLIFLWVYSVLPPKHMKAPRKALIRGSIIAAAGFEVLKFALTTILPGALSGGATGKVFGPIIGLLAFFNLVATLVLFVAAWISTSEGGPHRAFDDKDEPEVLEPAVVVHEVISKPKLIGFVGVGAILGIGWSRRRR, from the coding sequence GTGACGACACGCACGGACCTGCGGGGAGTCGACCTGAAGAAGGAGAGCGAGCCCGCTGCGGGCATGGCGGTCCGCGTCAGGCAACTGGTCGTGCGGATCAAGTCACGCAAGGGCGTCCGTCACCTCACCCGGGCCGCCGCCCGGTTCGGTGAGCGTCTGGGGAGCCAGTTCGCCGCAGCCATCACCTACTTCTCCTTCCTGTCCCTGGTCCCGATCCTGATGGTGGCGTTCTCGGCGGCCGGGTTCGTGCTCAGCTCGCGGCCCGATCTGCTGGCCAAGCTGCAGGCGGAGGTGACCAAGCAGATCCCCGGTGACCTGTCGAGCACCATCTCGGGTGCGCTCGATCAGGCGGTCGGCGCGCGGTTCACCGTCGGAATCATCGGGCTGGTGCTGGCCCTGTACTCCGGCATCGGATGGATGGGCAACGTCCGGCAGGCCGTGCAGGCGCAATGGAGACCGGACTTCGACGACAACCAGGAGATCGCGGCCGAAGGATTCGCCAAGACCCTCTTCCGCAACCTCTGGATGCTGGCCGGGCTGGGACTGGCCCTCGTCGTCTCGCTCGCTCTGTCGTCGATCGGCGGCTCGTTGACCCACACCGTGGCCCGGCTGGTCGGGCTCGACGGCCAGGCCTGGTTCACTCCGGTGATCACCGTGGCCGCCTGGGTGCTGGCCATCGCCGCCGACGTGCTGATCTTCCTCTGGGTGTACTCCGTTCTCCCACCGAAACACATGAAGGCGCCCCGCAAGGCCCTGATCCGCGGGTCGATCATCGCCGCCGCCGGGTTCGAGGTGCTCAAGTTCGCGTTGACCACGATCCTGCCGGGAGCACTGTCCGGAGGCGCGACCGGCAAGGTGTTCGGCCCGATCATCGGCCTGCTGGCCTTCTTCAACCTGGTGGCCACCCTGGTGTTGTTCGTCGCCGCCTGGATCTCCACCTCCGAGGGCGGGCCGCACCGGGCGTTCGACGACAAGGACGAGCCGGAGGTCCTCGAGCCGGCGGTGGTGGTGCACGAGGTGATCTCGAAACCGAAGCTGATCGGGTTCGTCGGGGTCGGGGCCATCCTGGGCATCGGCTGGTCGCGCCGGCGGCGCTGA
- a CDS encoding VOC family protein, giving the protein MTITALTSTPNPSAVEPRLDHLVYATPELDATVAEFVGATGVRPAEGGRHVGRGTRNYLVGLGPGRYLEIIGPDIEHPATAGAGLPFGIEALTASRLLTWAVRADDVDSAAAVSAAAGADLGPALPMSRRTPDGRLLQWRLASAMPLPFGGVTPFLIDWGRSAHPSSDPALPTLSLQGFEATHPDPDGVRGTLEALQLRLPVDLGMVGLQAVLATPQGSVRLS; this is encoded by the coding sequence ATGACGATCACCGCGCTGACCTCGACTCCGAACCCCTCGGCGGTCGAGCCGCGGCTGGATCACCTGGTCTACGCGACCCCCGAGCTGGATGCGACGGTGGCCGAGTTCGTCGGGGCAACCGGCGTTCGCCCGGCCGAGGGCGGCCGCCATGTCGGCCGGGGTACCCGCAACTACCTCGTCGGGTTGGGTCCGGGCCGGTACCTGGAGATCATCGGTCCCGACATCGAGCATCCGGCGACGGCCGGGGCCGGACTGCCGTTCGGGATCGAGGCCTTGACCGCGTCGCGCCTTCTGACCTGGGCCGTCCGGGCCGACGACGTGGATTCGGCGGCAGCGGTCTCCGCGGCGGCCGGGGCCGACCTCGGGCCGGCGCTCCCGATGAGCCGCCGGACGCCCGACGGCCGACTGCTGCAGTGGCGGCTGGCCAGCGCGATGCCGTTGCCGTTCGGCGGCGTGACGCCGTTCCTGATCGACTGGGGCCGGTCGGCCCATCCGTCCTCGGATCCGGCTCTTCCGACCCTGTCGCTCCAAGGCTTCGAGGCCACCCATCCGGACCCGGACGGCGTGCGCGGCACGCTGGAGGCGCTGCAACTCCGACTGCCGGTCGATCTCGGAATGGTCGGACTGCAGGCGGTACTGGCCACTCCGCAGGGGTCGGTGCGGCTGAGCTGA
- the mraY gene encoding phospho-N-acetylmuramoyl-pentapeptide-transferase, whose amino-acid sequence MKSILIAATVSLAVSLLVTPYLIKFFSRHGFGQEIRNDGPQTHLKKRGTPTMGGIAIIIAMWAGYGVTVIVQRSTGQGGPTASGWLLLYLTTGLGLVGFLDDFIKLRRERSLGLTKRGKLIGQIGVSLVFGVLALMFRNADGITPASTHLSYTRGLTWLSFGLVGFVLFAVLISVAWSNGVNLSDGLDGLAAGFSVMVLGTYVFICFFQFRNTCNAAAALGCYQVRDPLDVAVVAAAALGGCIGFLWWNAHPARIFMGDCGSLALGGLFAGLSILTSTELLMVVVAALAVVQSVSVMMQVAVYKRRKVRLFKMAPFHHHFEVIGWTETTVLVRFWLLAAISAALGAGLFYGEWLARGGS is encoded by the coding sequence ATGAAGTCCATCTTGATCGCGGCGACGGTCTCTCTGGCGGTGTCGCTGCTGGTGACGCCCTACCTGATCAAATTCTTCTCCCGGCACGGGTTCGGTCAGGAGATCCGCAACGACGGCCCGCAGACCCACCTCAAGAAGCGGGGCACGCCCACCATGGGCGGTATCGCGATCATCATCGCGATGTGGGCCGGATACGGCGTGACCGTCATCGTGCAGCGTTCGACCGGCCAGGGCGGCCCGACCGCGTCCGGTTGGCTCCTGCTGTACCTCACCACGGGGCTCGGTCTGGTCGGGTTCCTGGACGACTTCATCAAGCTCCGTCGGGAACGCAGCCTGGGACTGACCAAGCGCGGCAAGCTGATCGGCCAGATCGGGGTGTCCCTGGTCTTCGGTGTACTGGCCCTGATGTTCCGGAACGCCGACGGCATCACGCCGGCCTCGACCCACCTGTCGTACACCCGCGGCCTGACCTGGCTGTCGTTCGGACTGGTCGGTTTCGTGCTCTTCGCCGTGCTGATCAGCGTGGCCTGGTCGAACGGAGTGAACCTGTCGGACGGGCTCGACGGGCTGGCCGCCGGATTCTCGGTGATGGTGCTCGGCACCTACGTGTTCATCTGCTTCTTCCAGTTCCGGAACACCTGCAACGCCGCGGCGGCGCTGGGGTGCTACCAGGTCAGGGACCCGCTCGACGTCGCCGTGGTCGCCGCGGCGGCCCTGGGGGGCTGCATCGGATTCCTCTGGTGGAACGCCCATCCGGCGCGGATCTTCATGGGTGACTGCGGATCGCTGGCCCTCGGTGGCCTGTTCGCCGGGCTGTCCATCCTGACCAGCACCGAACTGCTGATGGTGGTCGTCGCCGCCCTGGCGGTGGTCCAGTCGGTCTCGGTGATGATGCAGGTCGCGGTGTACAAGCGGCGCAAGGTGCGGCTGTTCAAGATGGCCCCGTTCCACCACCATTTCGAGGTGATCGGCTGGACCGAGACCACCGTGCTGGTCCGGTTCTGGTTGCTGGCCGCGATCTCGGCGGCACTGGGGGCCGGGCTGTTCTACGGCGAATGGCTGGCCAGGGGCGGAAGTTGA
- a CDS encoding succinate dehydrogenase iron-sulfur subunit → MTVTVGDTGIAPSAGHPAPLPPVPDGAIMVTVHIQRFNPEVDDAPHKESYRIPALPTDRILNLLHYIKWYIDGSLTFRRSCAHGICGSDAMRINGRNRLGCKVLVKDIVTDKKTEITVEPIKGLPLEKDLIVDMEPFFEAFRAVKPYMITHGNEPSREWIQSQADRDRFDDTTKCILCACCTTSCPVYWSEDAYVGPAAIVNAHRFIFDSRDQASQERLEILSDAEGVWRCRTTFNCTDACPRGIEVTKAIQEVKRALMFRRI, encoded by the coding sequence ATGACAGTCACTGTTGGGGACACCGGCATCGCACCCTCGGCCGGACATCCGGCTCCGCTGCCGCCGGTGCCGGACGGCGCCATCATGGTCACCGTCCACATCCAGCGTTTCAACCCCGAGGTCGACGACGCCCCGCACAAGGAGTCGTACCGGATCCCGGCCCTGCCGACCGATCGCATCCTGAACCTGCTGCACTACATCAAGTGGTACATCGACGGTTCCCTGACCTTCCGGCGATCGTGTGCGCACGGCATCTGCGGGTCTGACGCCATGCGGATCAACGGCCGGAACCGGCTGGGCTGCAAGGTGTTGGTCAAGGACATCGTCACCGACAAGAAGACCGAGATCACCGTCGAACCGATCAAGGGCCTCCCGTTGGAGAAGGACCTGATCGTCGACATGGAACCCTTCTTCGAGGCGTTCCGCGCGGTGAAGCCGTACATGATCACGCACGGCAACGAGCCGAGCCGGGAGTGGATCCAGTCGCAGGCCGATCGTGACCGGTTCGACGACACCACCAAGTGCATCCTGTGCGCCTGCTGCACCACGTCGTGCCCGGTGTACTGGTCGGAGGACGCCTACGTCGGCCCCGCGGCCATCGTCAACGCCCACCGGTTCATCTTCGACTCCCGCGACCAGGCGTCGCAGGAGCGGTTGGAGATCCTGTCCGACGCCGAGGGCGTGTGGCGCTGCCGCACCACGTTCAACTGCACGGACGCCTGTCCGCGCGGTATCGAGGTCACCAAGGCCATCCAGGAAGTCAAGCGCGCCTTGATGTTCCGCCGCATCTGA
- the sdhA gene encoding succinate dehydrogenase flavoprotein subunit: MQFHRYDVVIVGAGGAGMRAAIESTQRARTAVLTKLYPTRSHTGAAQGGMCAALANVEDDNWEWHTFDTVKGGDYLVDQDAAEIMCKEAIDAVLDLEKMGLPFNRTPEGRIDQRRFGGHTRNHGEAAVRRACYAADRTGHMILQTLYQNCVKQGVEFFNEFYVLDVMLTDTPDGQVCTGAVAYELATGEIHVFHAKAVVFATGGAGKVFKTTSNAHTLTGDGMGVVLRKGLPLEDMEFYQFHPTGLAGLGILLTEGARGEGAILRNASGERFMERYAPTIKDLAPRDIVARSMVMEVLEGRGAGPLKDYVLLDCTHLGAEVLETKLPDITEFARTYLGVDPVTEPVPVFPTAHYAMGGIPTNVQGEVLRDNTHVVPGLYAAGECACVSVHGSNRLGTNSLLDINVFGKRAGLAAAAYANSTEFVHDVTEEGHSPSQYVEDMVSGLLGSTGFERVADIRIALQATMDANAAVYRTEDTLKTALTDVQALKERYKQVSVHDKGKRYNTDLLEAVELGFLLDLAEVMVVGALTRTESRGGHAREDYPTRDDTNWMKHTMAYRVPPTDTQAVAGTEIRLDYKPVVQTRYQPMERKY, encoded by the coding sequence ATGCAGTTTCACCGTTATGACGTGGTCATCGTCGGCGCCGGTGGCGCCGGAATGCGGGCCGCCATCGAATCGACCCAACGGGCCCGCACCGCGGTCCTGACCAAGCTCTACCCGACCCGGTCGCACACCGGCGCGGCCCAGGGCGGCATGTGCGCCGCACTGGCCAACGTCGAGGACGACAACTGGGAGTGGCACACCTTCGACACCGTCAAGGGCGGCGACTACCTGGTCGACCAGGACGCGGCCGAGATCATGTGCAAGGAAGCCATCGACGCCGTCCTGGACCTGGAGAAGATGGGGCTGCCGTTCAACCGCACCCCCGAGGGCCGGATCGACCAGCGCCGGTTCGGCGGCCACACCCGCAACCACGGCGAGGCGGCCGTCCGCCGCGCCTGTTACGCCGCGGACCGCACCGGCCACATGATCCTGCAGACGCTGTACCAGAACTGCGTCAAGCAGGGCGTGGAGTTCTTCAACGAGTTCTACGTGCTGGACGTGATGCTGACCGACACGCCGGACGGCCAGGTCTGCACCGGGGCCGTGGCCTACGAGCTGGCCACCGGCGAGATCCACGTCTTCCACGCCAAGGCCGTCGTCTTCGCCACCGGCGGGGCCGGCAAGGTCTTCAAGACCACTTCCAACGCCCACACCCTCACCGGCGACGGCATGGGTGTCGTCCTGCGCAAGGGACTCCCGTTGGAGGACATGGAGTTCTACCAGTTCCATCCGACCGGGCTGGCCGGTCTGGGTATCCTGCTGACCGAGGGCGCCCGCGGTGAGGGCGCGATCCTGCGCAACGCCTCCGGCGAGCGGTTCATGGAGCGGTACGCCCCGACCATCAAGGACCTGGCCCCGCGCGACATCGTCGCCCGTTCGATGGTGATGGAGGTGCTGGAAGGCCGCGGCGCCGGTCCGCTCAAGGACTACGTCCTGCTGGACTGCACCCACCTGGGCGCCGAGGTATTGGAGACCAAGCTCCCGGACATCACCGAGTTCGCCCGCACCTACCTGGGCGTCGACCCGGTCACCGAACCGGTGCCGGTGTTCCCGACGGCGCACTACGCGATGGGCGGCATTCCGACCAACGTGCAGGGAGAGGTGTTGCGGGACAACACGCACGTCGTTCCCGGCCTGTACGCGGCCGGTGAGTGCGCCTGCGTCTCGGTGCACGGCTCGAACCGGCTGGGCACCAACTCCCTGCTCGACATCAATGTGTTCGGCAAGCGGGCCGGCCTGGCCGCCGCCGCGTACGCCAACTCCACCGAGTTCGTCCACGACGTCACCGAAGAGGGCCACTCACCGTCGCAGTACGTGGAGGACATGGTCTCCGGGCTGCTGGGCTCGACCGGTTTCGAGCGGGTCGCCGACATCCGGATCGCGTTGCAGGCCACCATGGATGCCAACGCCGCGGTCTACCGCACGGAGGACACGCTGAAGACGGCGCTGACCGACGTGCAGGCCCTCAAGGAACGGTACAAGCAGGTCTCGGTCCACGACAAGGGCAAGCGGTACAACACCGACCTGCTGGAGGCGGTCGAGTTGGGATTCCTGCTCGACCTGGCCGAGGTGATGGTGGTCGGCGCGCTGACCCGCACCGAGTCCCGCGGCGGCCACGCCCGGGAGGACTACCCGACCCGCGACGACACCAACTGGATGAAACACACCATGGCGTACCGGGTACCTCCGACGGATACCCAGGCGGTAGCCGGCACCGAGATCCGACTCGACTACAAGCCGGTGGTCCAGACCCGTTACCAGCCGATGGAGCGTAAGTACTGA
- a CDS encoding succinate dehydrogenase hydrophobic membrane anchor subunit — protein sequence MTAAYDPPATRGIEAPRAPKKRVAGRRSNFEMYSWLFMRLSGIVLVVLVLGHLLIMNVLDGGVHKINWGFVAGRWASPFWQIWDLTMLWLAELHGANGLRTIINDYSRKDGTRFVLTILLAASVLLTLGVGTFVIFTFDPTLTSK from the coding sequence GTGACCGCCGCCTACGATCCGCCGGCCACCCGGGGCATCGAAGCCCCCCGCGCCCCGAAGAAGCGAGTGGCCGGGCGCCGCTCCAACTTCGAGATGTACTCCTGGCTGTTCATGCGCCTGTCCGGCATCGTGCTGGTCGTCCTGGTGCTCGGCCACCTGCTGATCATGAACGTCCTCGACGGCGGCGTGCACAAGATCAACTGGGGCTTCGTGGCCGGACGCTGGGCCTCCCCGTTCTGGCAGATCTGGGACCTCACCATGCTGTGGCTGGCCGAATTGCACGGCGCCAACGGCCTCCGCACCATCATCAACGACTACTCCCGCAAGGACGGCACCCGTTTCGTGCTGACCATCCTGCTGGCCGCGTCGGTCCTGCTGACGCTCGGGGTGGGCACCTTCGTCATCTTCACCTTCGACCCGACGCTGACAAGCAAATAA
- the sdhC gene encoding succinate dehydrogenase, cytochrome b556 subunit, with protein MSSTTALRPGGSGIPKPRRGTVYKGAEGMWSWVAHRITGVLTFFFLFAHVLDTALVRVSPESYNKVIETYKNPVVNLLEVGLVAAVLYHALNGIRIMLVDFWAKGPRHQRTMLWIVVGTWIVVMVPTVYFMLEFTVRKMFGDAS; from the coding sequence ATGTCCTCAACCACCGCCCTCCGGCCAGGAGGAAGTGGCATCCCGAAGCCGCGCAGGGGCACCGTCTACAAGGGCGCCGAGGGCATGTGGTCGTGGGTGGCCCACCGGATCACCGGCGTGCTGACCTTCTTCTTCCTGTTCGCCCACGTGTTGGACACCGCTCTGGTCCGGGTGTCGCCCGAGTCCTACAACAAGGTCATCGAGACCTACAAGAACCCCGTGGTCAACCTGCTCGAGGTCGGGCTGGTCGCCGCCGTGCTCTACCACGCCCTCAACGGCATCCGGATCATGCTGGTCGACTTCTGGGCCAAGGGACCTCGCCACCAGCGCACGATGCTGTGGATCGTCGTCGGTACCTGGATCGTCGTCATGGTGCCGACCGTCTACTTCATGCTCGAGTTCACCGTCCGCAAGATGTTCGGAGATGCGTCGTGA